From a single Okeanomitos corallinicola TIOX110 genomic region:
- a CDS encoding LD-carboxypeptidase, whose product MNINRRQFITTLGVSSLLTQIAPTIAQNTISPLTIIKPPRLKIGDTIGLISPAGIIENQDIENAKETFQKLGLNIKIGTHILDRHGYLAGTDINRTKDIHLMFTDPSVKAIMAMRGGWGCNRLLPLLNYSLIRSYPKIIIGYSDITSLLLAINARSRLITFHGGVATSTWNKFTVDYFQRILFDGELLTMENSSTPEGNIEKITPGQAQGKLIGGNLSVIAAMIGSAYLPSWHNNILFVEDIGEDVYRIDRMLTQLKNAGILNQISGFIFGQCTNCQVSEQPSFTLKQILQQHIQPLNIPAWYGSMIGHVKDKFTIPVGLKVEIDADYGTIKMLEASVMVGDREQVTGNR is encoded by the coding sequence ATGAATATAAATCGTCGTCAATTTATCACTACTTTAGGAGTATCTAGCCTACTAACCCAAATTGCTCCAACTATAGCTCAAAATACGATTTCACCACTGACCATAATTAAACCACCACGACTTAAAATAGGTGATACCATCGGCTTAATTTCTCCTGCTGGGATCATTGAAAATCAAGATATTGAAAATGCCAAGGAAACTTTTCAAAAATTAGGACTAAATATTAAGATAGGAACACATATTTTAGATCGTCATGGTTATCTAGCAGGAACGGATATCAACCGTACTAAAGATATTCACTTGATGTTTACAGATCCATCTGTTAAAGCAATTATGGCTATGCGTGGGGGTTGGGGTTGTAATCGCCTTTTACCTTTACTAAATTATTCTCTCATCCGTTCTTATCCTAAAATTATCATTGGCTACAGTGATATTACTTCTTTATTATTAGCTATTAATGCTCGTAGTCGCTTAATTACTTTTCATGGTGGTGTTGCTACTTCCACGTGGAATAAATTTACAGTTGATTACTTTCAAAGAATTTTATTTGATGGGGAATTATTAACAATGGAAAATAGTTCCACCCCAGAAGGAAACATCGAAAAAATTACTCCAGGTCAAGCACAAGGTAAATTAATTGGGGGGAATTTATCAGTTATAGCCGCTATGATTGGTTCTGCTTATTTACCATCATGGCATAATAACATTTTATTTGTGGAAGATATCGGTGAAGATGTTTATCGAATAGATAGAATGTTAACACAATTAAAAAATGCTGGTATTCTCAATCAAATTTCTGGTTTTATCTTTGGACAATGTACCAATTGTCAAGTTTCAGAACAACCATCATTTACATTAAAGCAAATATTACAACAACATATTCAACCTTTAAATATTCCGGCTTGGTATGGTTCTATGATTGGTCATGTCAAAGATAAATTTACAATTCCTGTAGGTTTAAAGGTAGAAATAGATGCTGATTATGGCACAATAAAAATGCTAGAAGCATCTGTTATGGTAGGTGACAGGGAACAGGTGACAGGGAACAGGTGA
- a CDS encoding ShlB/FhaC/HecB family hemolysin secretion/activation protein, giving the protein MIINNQKSKKYICYILLNKLILGSLLLPANAQIITQNITQTPDRIRETEIQPPVLPNREPLPEKPLPPLEELLPQPETTPTTPQPSIGDIPGTITVVKFEVIGSTVFSQEEFTNKLKDFTNKSLSFAELLQAKEVINQLYIESGYITSGAFIPPQNIKDGVVKIQVIEGEIAEINISGLNRLRPSYIRSRLALATKAPVEQNRLLQALQLLQLDPLIANLSAELAAGSRTGVSILDVKVQEADAFSGQISIDNQRSPSVGSVRRQLQINHNNLLGFGDRFRVGYINTDGSNSLDNLSYTFPINAKNGTIGFNYSRTKTNIIEAPFNVLDIQSASRNYQITYRQPLHQSPTQEFIVGVTGSRQESETSLLDEPYPLSLGANDQGEVRISALRFFQEYTKRDSRQVFAMRSQFSVGINAFNATNNSTEPDGQFIGWRGQTQYLRLLTPDLTLLLRSDIQLSDRPLLALEQFSAGGQQSVRGYRQDSLLADNGLFASAELRTPILRVPKWQTTVELSPFFDIGTVWNHSSSDVEIDQKTLSSLGLGLRLLVGQNFNARFDWGIPLLKVDKTGNSLQENGLYFSIEYRPF; this is encoded by the coding sequence ATGATAATTAATAATCAAAAGTCGAAAAAATATATTTGTTATATTTTATTAAATAAGCTTATTCTGGGTAGTTTGCTATTACCAGCTAATGCTCAAATAATTACCCAAAATATTACACAAACACCTGATCGAATAAGAGAAACAGAAATACAACCGCCAGTATTACCTAATCGTGAACCTCTACCAGAAAAACCATTACCACCCCTGGAAGAATTACTTCCTCAACCAGAAACAACACCTACAACTCCTCAACCATCAATAGGAGATATTCCCGGCACAATTACAGTGGTAAAGTTTGAGGTAATTGGAAGTACGGTTTTTAGTCAAGAAGAATTTACAAATAAACTGAAAGATTTTACTAATAAATCTCTTTCCTTTGCTGAATTATTACAAGCTAAAGAAGTTATTAATCAACTATATATAGAGAGCGGTTATATTACTTCAGGTGCTTTTATTCCTCCCCAAAATATAAAAGATGGGGTGGTAAAAATTCAAGTAATTGAAGGAGAAATTGCAGAAATTAATATATCTGGGTTGAATAGATTAAGACCTAGTTACATTCGTAGTAGATTAGCATTAGCAACAAAAGCACCTGTGGAGCAAAATCGCTTACTCCAAGCTTTGCAACTGTTACAACTTGATCCTTTAATTGCTAATTTATCAGCAGAATTAGCGGCGGGTTCTCGAACTGGTGTCAGTATATTGGACGTTAAAGTACAGGAAGCAGATGCTTTTTCTGGACAGATAAGTATTGATAATCAGCGATCGCCTAGCGTTGGAAGTGTACGTCGTCAATTACAAATTAATCACAATAATTTATTAGGATTTGGCGATCGCTTTCGTGTTGGTTATATTAATACCGATGGTAGTAACTCCTTAGATAATCTCAGTTACACATTCCCCATTAATGCCAAAAACGGTACTATCGGTTTTAACTACAGTCGTACCAAAACAAATATTATCGAAGCACCTTTTAATGTTTTAGATATTCAATCAGCATCACGTAACTATCAAATTACCTATCGTCAACCTCTGCACCAAAGTCCTACCCAAGAATTTATAGTCGGTGTCACAGGTTCAAGACAAGAGTCAGAAACATCATTATTAGATGAACCTTATCCTCTCTCCCTCGGTGCAAATGATCAAGGGGAAGTGAGAATTTCCGCACTGCGCTTTTTTCAGGAATATACAAAGCGAGACAGTCGGCAAGTATTTGCGATGCGATCGCAATTTAGCGTCGGGATCAATGCCTTTAATGCGACAAATAATAGTACAGAACCCGATGGTCAGTTTATAGGATGGCGTGGACAAACCCAGTATTTACGCTTACTAACACCAGACTTAACATTACTATTAAGATCAGATATACAACTGAGCGATCGCCCCTTACTAGCATTAGAGCAATTTAGCGCAGGTGGTCAACAAAGTGTCCGTGGTTATCGTCAGGATTCCTTATTAGCAGATAATGGTTTATTTGCATCCGCAGAACTTCGCACCCCCATTTTGCGTGTTCCCAAATGGCAAACCACAGTAGAATTAAGTCCCTTTTTTGACATAGGCACTGTTTGGAATCACTCTAGCTCTGATGTAGAAATTGACCAAAAAACCTTATCTTCACTTGGTTTAGGATTACGCTTATTAGTAGGTCAAAACTTTAATGCCAGATTTGACTGGGGTATTCCCTTACTTAAAGTAGATAAAACCGGAAATTCTTTACAAGAAAATGGTCTATACTTCTCCATTGAATACAGGCCTTTTTAG
- a CDS encoding DUF751 family protein, giving the protein MFDGFWDNVFRYPRYLITIVLGLFLNTFEPFMPLLKRPVTLIAILGLFVGSIFFLTFTLRAMLGLNTI; this is encoded by the coding sequence ATGTTTGATGGATTTTGGGATAACGTATTTCGCTACCCTCGTTACTTGATCACTATCGTCTTAGGTCTTTTTCTAAATACCTTTGAACCATTCATGCCACTCTTGAAACGCCCAGTTACTTTGATAGCTATTTTGGGTTTGTTTGTGGGAAGTATATTTTTTTTAACGTTTACTCTCCGCGCTATGTTGGGATTAAATACAATCTAG
- a CDS encoding DUF192 domain-containing protein, which yields MLRYSTLFCLLLSVLLMGCSPPTTAEPNNTSTDPIIISTEKGQNLPISAQAILPQGEKINLEVAETPEQQMMGLMYRPALPGDRGMLFVFPSAQPVRFWMKNVPVALDMVFLHKGVIKYIENSAPPCKSEPCPTYGPDVPIDQVIELRAKRATELNLQVGDRIEIEFFEPS from the coding sequence ATGTTGCGTTACTCAACCTTATTTTGTTTACTACTGAGTGTTTTATTAATGGGTTGTTCTCCTCCCACCACAGCTGAACCAAACAACACATCAACAGATCCAATCATAATATCCACAGAAAAAGGTCAAAACTTGCCAATTTCCGCTCAAGCTATCCTTCCCCAAGGTGAGAAAATCAACCTAGAAGTAGCAGAAACACCAGAGCAGCAGATGATGGGGTTGATGTATCGGCCAGCTTTACCAGGTGACAGAGGAATGTTATTTGTATTTCCCTCCGCTCAACCTGTGAGATTTTGGATGAAGAATGTACCCGTAGCTTTAGATATGGTATTTCTGCACAAAGGAGTGATCAAATATATTGAAAATTCTGCACCTCCCTGCAAAAGTGAACCCTGTCCTACCTATGGACCCGATGTACCCATAGATCAAGTCATTGAACTGAGAGCAAAAAGAGCTACAGAGCTAAATTTACAAGTAGGCGATCGCATTGAAATTGAATTCTTTGAACCTAGTTAG
- a CDS encoding Lin0512 family protein, whose product MALKRFIIEMGMGVDQHGQEPTVAAARAVRNAIANNALLGIMEVAGLQDPNEMIVEVKVAVPYPEQVREAEVLSVLPFGKKTLTVEVGGMVVDGLAIASLNDKNDEMLIAVAAVTVLVETKEN is encoded by the coding sequence ATGGCACTTAAACGCTTTATTATAGAAATGGGAATGGGAGTAGATCAACATGGACAAGAACCAACAGTAGCAGCAGCAAGAGCAGTCAGAAATGCGATCGCTAACAATGCCTTATTAGGTATTATGGAGGTAGCAGGGTTACAAGATCCCAATGAGATGATAGTAGAAGTGAAAGTAGCTGTACCATACCCCGAACAAGTAAGAGAAGCAGAAGTATTATCTGTTTTACCATTCGGGAAAAAAACCCTAACTGTAGAAGTTGGAGGAATGGTAGTGGATGGGTTAGCGATCGCCTCTCTCAATGACAAAAATGATGAAATGTTGATAGCAGTTGCAGCAGTGACAGTGTTAGTTGAAACCAAAGAAAATTAA
- the rbfA gene encoding 30S ribosome-binding factor RbfA has translation MATNRRVSRVAELIKREVSQMLLNGIKDDRVGTGMVSVTDVDVSGDLQHAKIFVSIYGTEEAKAETMAGLKSATGYVRSELGSRVRLRRTPEVIFVEDRSLERGTKLLSLLNQLQQERSSGSMEENEEDFPE, from the coding sequence ATGGCTACAAATCGCCGCGTTTCCCGCGTTGCTGAACTAATTAAACGAGAAGTTAGCCAAATGTTACTCAACGGTATTAAAGACGACCGTGTGGGGACAGGAATGGTAAGTGTCACTGACGTAGATGTTTCTGGTGACTTACAACACGCGAAAATCTTTGTCAGTATCTATGGGACAGAGGAAGCTAAAGCTGAAACAATGGCTGGTTTGAAGTCGGCTACTGGTTATGTTCGTAGTGAACTGGGTTCTAGGGTAAGGCTGCGCCGTACTCCAGAAGTGATATTTGTTGAAGATCGCTCTCTTGAAAGAGGTACTAAGCTTCTGAGCTTATTAAACCAACTCCAACAAGAGCGTTCTTCAGGAAGCATGGAAGAAAATGAGGAAGATTTTCCTGAATAA